GTGAACAATCGGGACCTGGCGCGACTCGAGGTGGACCTCGAAACCTTCGAGTCCGTGAGCCCCCACGCGAGACAGGCTTCGGACGAGGTAACGCTGATCGCCGAGAGCGGCGTGTCGACCCCTGCGGACGTTCGCCGGATGCGGGAGGCGGGCGCCGACGCGCTCCTGATCGGCAGCGCGATTATGGACCACGCTTCGGACGACAGCGACGTGGCCGAGAACACCCAGCGGTTGGTTCAAGCGGAAAACAGGGCGAACGGAGGAAACACATGAGCACAAGCGACCACGATAACGAACGCACTCGAGAGCGCGATAGCGAGGCAACCTTCGGTGACTACGGCGGGCAGTACGTCCCCGAGGCCCTGATGCCGGCGGTCCAGGAACTCGAGGACGCCTACGAACGCTACGTCCTCGAAAACGAGGACGGCTTCATGGATGAGTTCCACGACCGAATGCGGGATTTCGGCGGCCGACCGACGCCGCTGCAGCGCGCGGAACGCCTCAGCGAGCGCTACGACCGCGAGATCTACCTCAAGCGCGAGGATCTGCTCCACGGCGGCGCCCACAAACTCAACAACGCGCTCGGACAGGTTCTACTGGCCAAGTATATGGGCAAAGAGCGGATCATCGCCGAGACCGGCGCCGGCCAACACGGCACGGCGACCGCGATGGCGGCGGCCCACCTCGATATGCCCTGTGAGATCTACATGGGCCGAACCGACATCAACCGTCAGCGACCGAACGTCTACCGGATGCGGATGAACGGTGCCGAGGTAAACCCGGTCACGGCGGGCAGCGGAACCCTGAAGGAGGCGATCAACGAGACGATGCGCGACTGGGCGACGACCGTCGAACGGACCCACTACGTTATCGGCTCCGTGGTCGGTCCGCACCCGTTCCCGAAACTCGTTCGGGACTTCCAGTCCGTTATCAGCCAGGAGGCCCGCAAGCAGATTCGGGAGAAGGCGGGCCGACTCCCAGACAGTGT
Above is a window of Natronorubrum tibetense GA33 DNA encoding:
- the trpB gene encoding tryptophan synthase subunit beta; this encodes MSTSDHDNERTRERDSEATFGDYGGQYVPEALMPAVQELEDAYERYVLENEDGFMDEFHDRMRDFGGRPTPLQRAERLSERYDREIYLKREDLLHGGAHKLNNALGQVLLAKYMGKERIIAETGAGQHGTATAMAAAHLDMPCEIYMGRTDINRQRPNVYRMRMNGAEVNPVTAGSGTLKEAINETMRDWATTVERTHYVIGSVVGPHPFPKLVRDFQSVISQEARKQIREKAGRLPDSVVACAGGGSNTMGTFHEFVLDEDVDLYAVEAGGSSLEIDEENALAPNSATLSTGTDGVLHGAMTKLLQSEDGQIMESHSVSAGLDYAGVGPELSHLVDIGRVTPVSVDDEAALNGFHRLSNLEGIIPALESSHALGYLERAAGPAADGSSGQSPRDENDDDLGEVIVVNVSGRGDKDLETVLEETEKRDLEAAPEVEVFDR